One Parachlamydia sp. AcF125 DNA segment encodes these proteins:
- a CDS encoding SycD/LcrH family type III secretion system chaperone: MKGEQSQMKKATAQVGAELKEEKIKEVKAATENVVKKGLAPKDLMGMSDAMVEGIYGQAYRLYNTGKYKDASHLFRLLIMLNGTESKYSMGLAASYHMLKAYESAVQVYAICALLDPENPIPHYHSSDCYIQMGDKVSAMIALKMTLERAGNKPQYATLKDRTTLTIKSLQKEIDKIYKQIAETSQPIS, translated from the coding sequence ATGAAAGGTGAACAAAGCCAAATGAAAAAAGCCACCGCGCAAGTGGGAGCTGAATTAAAGGAAGAAAAAATCAAAGAAGTTAAAGCCGCCACCGAAAACGTGGTGAAGAAGGGGCTTGCTCCCAAGGACTTGATGGGGATGAGCGATGCCATGGTGGAAGGAATTTATGGGCAAGCTTATCGCCTATACAATACAGGCAAGTACAAGGATGCCTCCCATCTATTTCGCTTACTCATCATGTTGAATGGAACGGAATCTAAATATTCCATGGGATTAGCGGCCAGCTATCACATGCTAAAAGCTTATGAAAGTGCTGTGCAAGTCTACGCTATTTGTGCCTTATTAGATCCTGAAAATCCGATTCCCCATTACCACTCTTCTGACTGTTATATCCAAATGGGAGATAAAGTTTCAGCCATGATCGCTTTAAAAATGACTCTAGAGCGCGCAGGCAATAAGCCTCAATATGCGACCTTAAAAGATCGCACAACTTTGACAATTAAAAGTTTGCAAAAAGAAATTGACAAGATTTACAAGCAAATTGCGGAGACCAGCCAACCGATTTCATAG
- the sctE gene encoding type III secretion system translocon subunit SctE, giving the protein MDDINISSQGQQTNWNVTTNEAEGAKATVNVAKGATTQDSLNQAEGTQGAPKTYQQLPGAPALETPSENGVPFKPMTMSEASQMFNTSETPEQLLNNFVKGGLAEAILSGELSDSDAAKAFTQYANPARSKSSVNPQVKVKFDEVVNQAKQQVEQLTKQAPNQSTAQSQAAQQLQDTANQTYENAFKAAVKQAVAQMGLPEDEAQQLVAKTMFAHAHPEAATGTSGDLANQLEKQVGEQVKQELGLSEDWQFSADSSSFDAKLAKDYNSAYNAVISGDFSKIQSSPDLVKTLQNMTPQQLAQLKNAHYNPGSSVTGNLRDVNAQLESMILGSLISEYGFPDGWKPAVDNSGQNAIIKGAYRAAFAQQVSNYAKNQNPPLTQDQIDQIMEAFDNPEVASPEMTALVSKLKQAAISSIRDQYGLPSDWTAPVGATQNTMLDAFSAQVGTNAISTAQEMISNAKTLALDLPNVPMRAEILDFMKAISDALTQLQQEIYLIQNQDAIKSKDLGKAELDIQLNKLEKQKEELKKQRESGKPGMGIFNSIMKVLGPIMTVLTVIIAIFTMGAGAGLLGVAVAAAAIAYTVADQALTASGKPGVMSYVMKGLTEAIKAIIPGPSAFQTAMDMIIKTVAIIALTALIMTANPMVGMTVGIQAIGQAVMESNIIQNLVKFMGGDEMAQQITAMVLVTVATVVASIAFMVFTFFIQAELIPQQIAQTVANVAKTLIQQLTKMAQLAEKVADMILKFAKSQLLEIAQISVQLLSSGLDAAQSGIQIRSQLKQAALALEKADLEADMQMMNAMIKLLRKIIDSLTSGMPIQSEAISEISTLKTHLWSSQSQITTNIANSGAA; this is encoded by the coding sequence ATGGATGATATTAATATTTCGTCACAGGGACAACAAACCAACTGGAATGTGACTACCAACGAAGCGGAAGGCGCAAAAGCTACAGTAAATGTCGCGAAAGGCGCTACTACTCAAGATTCGCTCAATCAAGCAGAAGGGACACAAGGCGCACCTAAAACTTATCAGCAGCTCCCCGGTGCCCCTGCGCTAGAAACTCCGTCTGAAAATGGAGTTCCCTTTAAGCCAATGACCATGAGTGAAGCTTCCCAAATGTTCAACACCTCTGAGACCCCTGAGCAATTGTTGAATAACTTTGTGAAAGGCGGGCTCGCCGAAGCGATCCTCAGTGGAGAGCTTTCCGATTCGGATGCGGCAAAAGCGTTTACCCAGTATGCTAATCCAGCAAGATCTAAGTCATCCGTCAATCCACAAGTTAAAGTCAAATTCGATGAAGTTGTGAACCAGGCTAAGCAACAAGTCGAGCAGTTAACCAAACAAGCCCCTAATCAATCTACAGCCCAATCTCAAGCCGCCCAGCAACTTCAAGATACAGCTAATCAAACCTACGAGAATGCTTTCAAAGCTGCAGTAAAGCAAGCCGTGGCTCAAATGGGATTGCCTGAAGATGAGGCTCAACAACTGGTTGCAAAAACAATGTTCGCGCATGCCCACCCAGAAGCTGCCACAGGAACTTCCGGTGATTTGGCGAACCAGCTTGAAAAGCAAGTGGGTGAACAGGTTAAGCAAGAGTTGGGCTTATCTGAGGATTGGCAATTTTCTGCCGATAGCTCTTCCTTTGATGCAAAGCTGGCAAAAGATTACAACTCGGCTTATAATGCCGTTATTTCAGGAGATTTTTCCAAGATCCAGTCCTCTCCCGATTTGGTCAAAACCCTCCAAAATATGACTCCTCAGCAGCTTGCTCAGCTAAAGAACGCTCACTACAACCCCGGTAGTAGCGTCACAGGTAATCTACGCGATGTCAATGCGCAGTTAGAAAGCATGATTTTAGGGAGCTTAATTAGCGAATATGGATTCCCAGACGGATGGAAGCCAGCCGTAGACAACTCGGGTCAAAATGCCATCATCAAAGGCGCTTACCGCGCAGCCTTTGCCCAGCAAGTGAGCAATTACGCTAAAAATCAAAACCCACCCCTTACTCAGGACCAGATTGACCAGATCATGGAAGCTTTTGATAATCCCGAGGTGGCTTCTCCTGAAATGACAGCCTTGGTCAGCAAGCTGAAACAGGCTGCGATTAGCTCCATTCGCGACCAGTATGGATTACCCTCTGACTGGACAGCTCCCGTGGGGGCTACTCAAAATACTATGTTGGATGCCTTTTCAGCTCAAGTGGGAACAAATGCTATTAGCACGGCCCAAGAGATGATTTCCAATGCGAAAACCTTAGCTCTAGATTTGCCGAATGTTCCCATGAGAGCTGAGATTTTGGACTTCATGAAAGCTATCAGCGATGCTTTAACTCAGCTTCAGCAAGAGATTTACCTTATCCAAAATCAGGATGCCATTAAATCCAAAGATTTAGGAAAAGCCGAGCTGGATATCCAGCTGAATAAACTCGAAAAGCAAAAAGAGGAGTTGAAGAAACAACGAGAATCGGGTAAGCCCGGTATGGGGATTTTCAATTCGATCATGAAAGTGCTTGGCCCCATCATGACAGTCTTAACGGTAATCATTGCGATTTTTACGATGGGAGCAGGAGCTGGCTTGCTCGGAGTTGCCGTAGCTGCCGCAGCTATCGCTTACACCGTGGCAGACCAAGCTCTCACTGCCAGTGGAAAACCAGGAGTGATGTCTTATGTGATGAAAGGTTTGACAGAAGCCATCAAGGCTATTATTCCAGGTCCTAGTGCTTTTCAAACAGCTATGGATATGATTATTAAAACTGTGGCGATTATTGCTTTAACGGCTTTAATTATGACCGCTAATCCGATGGTGGGAATGACAGTGGGAATACAAGCCATCGGACAGGCCGTCATGGAAAGTAACATCATTCAAAACCTAGTAAAGTTCATGGGTGGAGATGAGATGGCGCAGCAAATTACGGCTATGGTGTTAGTCACCGTGGCAACCGTGGTGGCTTCGATAGCCTTTATGGTCTTTACCTTCTTTATCCAGGCCGAATTGATTCCTCAGCAAATTGCCCAAACAGTCGCGAATGTGGCAAAAACCCTTATTCAACAGCTGACCAAAATGGCGCAATTAGCAGAGAAGGTGGCTGATATGATCCTTAAATTTGCCAAATCGCAACTATTAGAGATTGCTCAAATCTCTGTTCAGCTTTTGTCAAGTGGCTTAGATGCCGCTCAAAGTGGGATTCAAATTCGATCCCAACTCAAGCAAGCTGCTCTTGCCTTAGAGAAAGCTGACCTTGAGGCAGACATGCAGATGATGAATGCCATGATTAAGTTGCTCCGTAAAATCATTGATAGCCTGACTTCCGGGATGCCTATCCAATCAGAAGCCATCTCTGAAATTTCCACACTCAAAACACATCTTTGGAGCAGCCAAAGCCAAATTACAACCAATATAGCCAATTCAGGAGCTGCCTAA
- a CDS encoding SycD/LcrH family type III secretion system chaperone has product MVSTAEELIKKQIDKLGPQITKEQRQSYEETLLKIFKGGQSPQQAMGLSDEMLEEFYGYAYRFYNAGNYADSQSLFQFLVTLDASRSKYALGLAASMHMQKKYQAAIEVYMLAAFYEQESPVPFFHIADCYLKLNQPYEALLALDDAIRLGFYPRYSLLRSRAILMRKKIRDELGLPDTPPPIKDYLISIGCDVEGVDIDKLFINGAEEEAKFEKALEQAEGKKASSGKTQQMAAGEGGSQDMNLEPGRPWEPPTLEL; this is encoded by the coding sequence ATGGTCTCAACAGCCGAAGAGCTCATTAAAAAACAGATAGATAAATTAGGTCCCCAAATCACCAAAGAGCAGCGCCAATCTTATGAGGAAACGCTTCTTAAAATTTTTAAAGGAGGACAATCTCCCCAGCAAGCTATGGGTTTGAGCGATGAGATGCTCGAAGAATTTTATGGATATGCTTATCGTTTCTACAACGCCGGAAATTATGCCGACAGCCAAAGCCTTTTCCAATTTTTGGTGACTTTGGATGCTTCTCGCAGCAAATACGCCTTAGGCCTTGCCGCCAGCATGCATATGCAAAAAAAATATCAGGCTGCCATAGAAGTTTACATGTTAGCGGCCTTTTATGAGCAAGAATCCCCCGTTCCTTTTTTTCATATCGCAGACTGTTATTTGAAACTCAATCAACCCTACGAAGCTTTACTGGCCTTAGATGATGCCATTAGACTGGGTTTTTACCCCAGGTATTCTTTACTACGCTCTAGGGCCATCTTAATGAGAAAAAAAATTCGAGATGAGCTTGGCTTACCCGATACTCCTCCTCCTATCAAAGATTACTTGATCTCCATAGGTTGTGATGTGGAAGGGGTAGACATTGATAAGTTATTCATCAATGGAGCCGAGGAGGAAGCCAAATTTGAAAAAGCCCTGGAACAGGCAGAAGGGAAAAAAGCCTCGTCAGGCAAGACTCAACAAATGGCAGCAGGGGAGGGGGGTTCGCAAGACATGAACCTAGAGCCAGGTAGACCCTGGGAACCCCCTACTTTGGAGCTATAA
- a CDS encoding type III secretion system chaperone: MLDNHMKRLAAELELENSMTTETPGVYAFPLSEDIKIYILTISEGIYFECAFAPCPSTRQEELFTQLLLANLFGQGTRGATLGLSEEGKLVKLSQLLENKEDYQLFKNNLEDFINSVDFWSEETLTYNK; encoded by the coding sequence ATGCTCGACAATCATATGAAACGGTTAGCTGCTGAATTAGAACTTGAGAATTCAATGACAACAGAAACCCCTGGTGTGTATGCTTTCCCTTTAAGCGAAGATATTAAAATTTATATTTTGACTATATCAGAGGGGATTTATTTCGAATGTGCATTTGCTCCATGTCCATCTACGCGACAAGAAGAATTATTTACTCAGCTTCTTCTGGCAAATTTGTTTGGACAGGGAACCCGTGGGGCAACTTTGGGATTAAGTGAAGAGGGTAAACTCGTAAAATTATCCCAACTCTTAGAGAATAAAGAAGATTATCAATTGTTCAAGAATAACCTAGAAGATTTTATTAATTCAGTCGATTTTTGGTCTGAAGAAACTTTGACTTACAATAAATAA